In one Moritella sp. 5 genomic region, the following are encoded:
- a CDS encoding OmpA family protein has product MRLKRPPSSSLLSDKDDNGWLVTYSDAITLLLAFFVILVSVSEVNEGRLQELEQGITSITHTTKTSMPFSELKKDITSVLEKNNMAELVDVSIDKKGIKIEFSNKALYGSGDAEIKSQMLPVIDQIADAINNSNVKNQQIEIEGHTDDIPINTLLYPSNWELSSARAVVIVKRLEQQGVEKNKLKAVAYADSRPKVELSTTKDINAARAANRRAVIYIRRP; this is encoded by the coding sequence ATGAGATTAAAAAGACCACCGTCTTCCTCGCTATTAAGCGATAAAGACGATAATGGTTGGTTAGTCACATACAGTGATGCAATCACGTTATTGCTAGCATTCTTTGTTATTCTGGTCAGTGTATCAGAAGTAAATGAAGGCCGTTTACAAGAGCTCGAACAAGGTATCACATCGATAACCCACACAACTAAGACCTCTATGCCTTTTAGTGAATTGAAAAAAGACATTACGAGTGTACTAGAAAAAAATAACATGGCTGAATTAGTCGATGTCAGTATTGATAAAAAAGGTATCAAAATTGAGTTTTCTAATAAGGCACTTTATGGCTCTGGTGATGCGGAGATCAAATCACAGATGTTACCTGTGATTGATCAAATTGCTGACGCCATTAATAACTCAAATGTCAAAAACCAGCAGATTGAAATTGAAGGTCATACTGACGACATTCCAATCAATACCCTACTCTACCCATCAAACTGGGAGTTATCGAGCGCTCGAGCAGTTGTCATTGTTAAACGACTTGAGCAACAAGGTGTTGAAAAAAATAAACTAAAAGCAGTTGCTTATGCTGACTCAAGACCCAAAGTCGAATTAAGTACAACTAAGGATATAAACGCAGCTAGAGCAGCAAACCGTCGCGCTGTCATTTACATTCGTAGGCCTTAA
- a CDS encoding DEAD/DEAH box helicase has translation MTTVTAPANFTELGLISPLLARLTELEYQQPTPIQAQAIPSVLAGRDLIAGANTGSGKTAAFALPMLQHLHTEKQSGSTSSKGNYVTGLILVPTRELAKQVADSIKSYAVHFNGAIKTVAVFGGVSVNTQMLALRGGTDILVATPGRLLDLISSNAIKLDMVKTLVLDEADRMLSLGFTEELSSLLALLPKKKQILLFSATFPEKVQTLTQTLLNDPIEIQLQSADASTLVQRVFTVNQGEKTAVLAHLINENQWRQVLIFVNAKHSCNHLADKLAKRDITSQVFHGDKAQGARIRTLDGFKSGEIQVLIATDIAARGLDIEKLPVVINFDLPRSPSDYMHRIGRSGRAGEVGLALSLIDHEDHHHFSVIEKKNKIRLEREQVGGFEVDETIEAYIPMAPPEGSGKKKRKNKAPVNADIWLSNN, from the coding sequence ATGACAACTGTCACAGCACCAGCAAACTTTACCGAACTTGGCCTTATTTCACCTTTGTTAGCGCGATTAACTGAGCTGGAATACCAGCAGCCAACGCCTATTCAAGCGCAAGCTATCCCAAGCGTATTAGCGGGACGTGACTTAATTGCAGGGGCAAATACCGGTTCGGGTAAAACAGCCGCTTTTGCATTGCCTATGCTGCAGCACTTACATACTGAAAAGCAATCGGGTAGTACAAGCAGTAAAGGTAACTATGTTACTGGACTGATCTTGGTACCGACTCGAGAACTAGCAAAGCAAGTTGCAGACAGCATTAAATCTTATGCAGTGCACTTTAACGGCGCGATTAAAACGGTTGCTGTTTTTGGTGGTGTATCAGTAAATACACAGATGCTAGCATTACGCGGCGGTACTGATATTTTGGTTGCAACACCTGGTCGATTACTCGATTTGATTTCAAGTAATGCTATTAAGCTAGATATGGTTAAAACCTTAGTGTTAGATGAAGCCGACCGTATGTTAAGTTTAGGCTTTACAGAGGAGTTGTCTTCACTGTTAGCTTTGTTGCCAAAGAAAAAACAAATTTTATTATTTTCAGCAACTTTCCCTGAAAAAGTACAAACTTTAACGCAAACCTTACTTAACGATCCAATTGAAATTCAACTGCAAAGTGCGGATGCAAGTACCTTAGTTCAGCGTGTTTTTACTGTTAACCAAGGTGAAAAAACAGCCGTTCTAGCGCATTTGATCAATGAAAATCAATGGCGACAAGTGCTTATTTTTGTTAATGCTAAACACAGCTGTAATCACTTAGCAGATAAACTTGCTAAGCGTGACATTACATCACAAGTGTTTCATGGCGATAAAGCGCAAGGCGCTCGTATTCGTACGCTTGACGGATTTAAATCTGGCGAGATTCAAGTGCTTATTGCAACTGATATCGCAGCCCGTGGTTTAGATATCGAAAAACTGCCAGTGGTGATCAACTTTGACTTACCGAGAAGTCCATCTGACTACATGCACCGTATTGGTCGAAGTGGCCGTGCTGGTGAAGTGGGCTTAGCATTATCGCTTATCGACCATGAAGATCATCATCATTTCAGCGTCATCGAAAAGAAGAACAAGATCCGACTTGAGCGTGAGCAAGTAGGGGGTTTTGAAGTAGATGAAACTATCGAAGCATATATACCAATGGCTCCACCTGAAGGCAGCGGTAAGAAAAAGCGTAAAAATAAAGCCCCAGTAAATGCAGATATCTGGTTGAGTAATAATTAA
- a CDS encoding type VI secretion system tube protein Hcp, translated as MQANTYLNYEGIAGESTAKEFPDLITVLSLDFGTTRVLSSYTGTAQDREASSAKLNDITITKLQDKASPELFKESTIGKGKSAIFHITKQGKGIEEIMKIELTDAMISGYQVSVQGDRPLETITISYTEMMMTVTPTDDQNNVQAPLVYGYSGVTGQQM; from the coding sequence ATGCAAGCAAATACGTATTTAAATTATGAAGGGATTGCTGGTGAATCTACTGCTAAAGAATTCCCAGATTTAATCACAGTATTATCGTTAGACTTCGGTACAACTCGTGTATTAAGTTCTTATACTGGTACTGCGCAAGATCGTGAAGCAAGTTCTGCAAAGCTTAATGATATAACGATTACAAAATTACAGGATAAAGCGTCACCTGAGCTATTTAAAGAATCGACAATTGGTAAAGGTAAAAGTGCAATCTTCCACATTACTAAGCAGGGTAAAGGCATCGAAGAGATCATGAAAATTGAACTTACAGATGCAATGATCAGCGGCTACCAAGTTTCTGTTCAAGGTGACCGTCCTTTAGAAACGATTACAATTAGTTATACAGAAATGATGATGACTGTAACGCCGACTGATGATCAGAACAATGTACAAGCACCACTTGTATATGGTTACAGCGGTGTAACTGGCCAACAAATGTAA
- a CDS encoding PAAR domain-containing protein encodes MGMPAATMTSFHVCPAVSGIVPHIGGPVIIGSPTVLIGGLPAARLGDKMVCCGPPDTIVKGSSTVLINGKPAARMGDAAAHGGKIVAGVPTVLIG; translated from the coding sequence ATGGGAATGCCAGCGGCCACAATGACGAGTTTTCATGTATGCCCTGCAGTTAGCGGAATAGTGCCTCATATTGGAGGCCCTGTGATCATCGGTTCGCCTACTGTGCTGATTGGAGGACTACCAGCGGCAAGGTTGGGTGATAAAATGGTATGCTGTGGACCACCAGATACGATTGTGAAAGGATCTTCGACGGTTCTCATTAATGGCAAACCTGCTGCTCGAATGGGAGATGCCGCTGCACATGGTGGCAAAATTGTTGCGGGTGTTCCGACTGTGTTAATAGGTTAG
- a CDS encoding type VI secretion system Vgr family protein gives MAAATQQHSMMKITTPLGGDALHITAVSMQESISALYEINASVYTTNSELDYQALLGQSVTIELAVKDSSGNYTRNFNGLVTSISSQGQSYEALNNTSKYYRYTLIISPQLWLATMRSNCRIFQDLSVIDIASLIFPEHNIQFVNNAGTTFKPYEYCVQYHETDYQLLTRLFAQEGIYFYFKQSSGSNSVILANSTTSHVNCAESPLLQSDDIISHAYVSTWSSLAAVKPGKVSLRAINFEQPLMNIDGSSVNAEFTGQDNLEHFEYVSGHKNLAASNSFSATHLEQLQSNKAIFKASSNYVTIESGKVIAFSKHATQSLVGPEFLITRNHFMASQGSQLDVNSKNGMEINSNFCCVENTPNYQPIININKPIIRGVQTAIVTGAASDEIYVDSYGRIKVKFYWDRLGTSDENSSCWIRVSQNWAGKNWGAFFYPRVGQEVLVSFLDGDASQPIVIGAIYNGDQMPANPLPANKTQSGIRTHSTTTNGNANCNELIFEDKIGSELLGLRAEKDHKLVVVNNQTDTVGNDRTTTVTNNDTLTVTNDQTQTVNNDRNSKIANNDMLDVGNILKLKAATEIKLEVGSASLLMKSDGTIKLSGVNIEISGTNVKVKGSATNIEGSMVVVKGSVVKIN, from the coding sequence ATGGCAGCGGCTACTCAACAACATTCAATGATGAAAATCACCACACCATTGGGTGGTGACGCCTTACATATTACGGCCGTATCAATGCAAGAAAGCATATCTGCTTTGTACGAAATTAATGCCTCGGTGTATACCACAAATAGTGAGCTGGATTACCAAGCGCTACTGGGTCAATCGGTAACCATTGAACTTGCTGTTAAAGATTCTTCTGGCAACTACACAAGAAATTTTAATGGTCTTGTAACGAGTATCAGTTCTCAGGGGCAATCTTATGAAGCACTGAATAATACCAGTAAATATTACCGTTATACCTTAATTATTTCACCGCAGCTTTGGTTAGCAACTATGCGAAGTAATTGCCGTATCTTTCAAGACCTCTCCGTTATCGATATTGCGTCATTAATATTTCCTGAGCATAATATTCAGTTTGTTAACAATGCAGGTACTACATTTAAGCCCTATGAATACTGCGTTCAGTATCATGAAACTGATTATCAACTTTTGACTCGATTATTTGCTCAGGAAGGTATATATTTTTACTTTAAGCAAAGCAGTGGATCTAATTCCGTTATATTAGCAAATTCAACGACTTCACATGTGAACTGTGCAGAAAGTCCTTTGCTACAATCAGATGACATTATTTCTCATGCTTATGTCTCCACTTGGTCGTCATTGGCCGCAGTTAAACCCGGTAAGGTGAGCTTAAGAGCGATTAACTTTGAACAGCCCTTAATGAACATTGACGGTAGTTCAGTTAATGCTGAGTTTACAGGGCAGGATAATTTAGAACATTTTGAATATGTTTCTGGGCATAAAAATTTAGCCGCATCAAATTCATTTTCAGCAACACACTTAGAACAATTACAATCAAACAAAGCTATTTTTAAAGCCAGCTCAAATTATGTGACGATTGAAAGTGGTAAGGTGATTGCTTTTTCTAAGCACGCAACACAAAGCCTTGTGGGGCCTGAATTCCTTATTACACGCAACCATTTTATGGCGAGTCAAGGTTCGCAGCTTGATGTTAATTCAAAAAATGGCATGGAGATCAATTCTAATTTTTGTTGTGTTGAAAATACGCCAAACTATCAGCCGATTATAAATATAAATAAACCAATCATTCGTGGTGTGCAAACAGCCATTGTAACGGGGGCTGCGTCGGACGAGATATATGTTGATTCTTACGGACGCATTAAAGTTAAATTTTATTGGGATAGGCTAGGTACATCAGACGAGAATAGCTCTTGTTGGATCCGAGTTTCTCAAAATTGGGCGGGTAAAAACTGGGGCGCATTCTTTTATCCCCGTGTAGGGCAGGAGGTATTGGTATCATTCTTAGATGGCGATGCTTCACAGCCTATTGTTATTGGTGCTATTTATAATGGCGATCAAATGCCAGCCAATCCTTTACCGGCCAACAAAACTCAAAGCGGTATTAGGACTCACTCAACAACAACTAACGGTAATGCAAACTGTAACGAGCTGATTTTCGAAGACAAAATAGGCAGTGAATTGTTAGGCTTGCGTGCAGAGAAAGATCATAAATTAGTGGTCGTTAATAATCAGACCGACACTGTAGGCAATGATCGTACAACAACGGTCACCAATAATGACACATTGACAGTGACCAATGATCAAACGCAAACCGTCAATAACGACCGTAATAGCAAGATCGCTAATAACGATATGCTCGATGTTGGCAATATACTTAAACTTAAGGCTGCAACGGAGATTAAGCTTGAAGTTGGATCGGCTAGCTTATTAATGAAAAGTGACGGAACGATAAAGCTTTCTGGCGTTAATATCGAAATATCAGGCACAAATGTCAAAGTTAAAGGCTCTGCAACTAATATCGAAGGATCAATGGTTGTTGTGAAAGGTTCTGTCGTTAAAATTAATTAA